From Gemmatimonadota bacterium:
CCAGCCAGGACACCGGCACCAGGGCCAGGCCCACCAGGACGGCGAGCGCGATCAGCCCGTAGGCGAGGATCTCACGCTGCTGCTCGGGATCGAGCCAGCGCTCCTGCGTCGAGCCGCGGCTCTTCCGGGTCTGCTTCTTGGTACGCTTCCGGCTCACGTGGGCAGTCGGATGACGCGATCCTGCATCTCGGGCGCGAGATCATGGCGATCGCGCTGGGCCAGGAAGGGAAGATCGTCGCCGAGACCGATGTCGACCACCGCCCGGCCCGCGGCGGTGCCGGCCAGCGTGTCCACGGTGCAGTCCAGCCCCCGGGCCAGCTCGGCGGCCGCGCGCGCACCGTCGTTCAGGCGCACGTCGCCGCCCCACGCGTCCAGGAGCGCCCGGACCAGCAACCCGCCGCAGAGGGCGTCGTCCAGGGAGAAGCGGTCGCTGCGTCCGGCGCACAGGATGCTGACCCGCTGCGCCTCGGCTGCGCGCCGCGCGGCCGCACCCAGGTTGAGCAACGACGCCGCCACCACGCGGTCCGCCTCCGCGGCCGCGAGGAAGGCGCGCGTGCCGTTGGTGGTGGTCATCACCAGCGAGCGACCGGCCACCCGTTCCCGCGTGAACTCCCGGGGCGAGTTACCCAGGTCGAAGCCGTCGATCTTGAGGCCGCGACGCTCGCCGCAGAGCAGCGTGGTCTCGCGTCCGAGCTGGTTCGCGAGCCGCAGCGCCTCTTCGGTGTCCGACACGGGATAGACCGCGCGCGCACCGTTGGCCAACGCCTCGGCGATCACACTGGTGGCGCGGATGATGTCGATGACCAGCGCCGTGCTTCCCTGCACCGCCTGGGGGTCGACCTCGGGGATGGTGAAGAACAGGTCGATCCTCATGCCTTGTTCCTCATCCGGTCGATGTATCCCGTGTCGACGTCTCCGGCGATGAACGTCTCCTCCCGCGTGACGCGCGCCAGGAACTCCAGCGTGGTGGAGACCCCCTCGATCACGAAGGTGTCGAGCGCGTTGCGCGCGCGCGCCAGGGCCTCGTCACGCGTGTTCCCGTACACGATCAGCTTGGCGAGCAAC
This genomic window contains:
- a CDS encoding 2-phosphosulfolactate phosphatase yields the protein MRIDLFFTIPEVDPQAVQGSTALVIDIIRATSVIAEALANGARAVYPVSDTEEALRLANQLGRETTLLCGERRGLKIDGFDLGNSPREFTRERVAGRSLVMTTTNGTRAFLAAAEADRVVAASLLNLGAAARRAAEAQRVSILCAGRSDRFSLDDALCGGLLVRALLDAWGGDVRLNDGARAAAELARGLDCTVDTLAGTAAGRAVVDIGLGDDLPFLAQRDRHDLAPEMQDRVIRLPT